A window of Candidatus Zixiibacteriota bacterium genomic DNA:
GCCCGGCACAAGGGCGATGCCGACGTGATTGTCATGACGGCTTACGGGACGGTGGCCTCGGCCGTGGAAGCGATGAAAAAGGGGGCCGCCGATTATATCGTTAAACCCTTTCCCATGGATGAACTGGTTTTGCTGTGCCGGAGGCTTTCCCATAATCAAAAAATCCGCGGTCTTTCCAACCTTCTGGCGGGCGATTTAAAAAGTATGAGCTATGACCGGTTTATCGGGCAGTCTGAAGCCGCCCGACAAATGCTGGAGATGATTTCCAAAGTGGCGGCATCCGATGCCACCGTTCTGTTGACGGGAAAATCCGGAACCGGAAAGGAGTTGGCGGCCCACCTGGTTCATGAAAATTCCCCCCGCCGCGATAAACCGTTTATTGCAGTCAACTGCGCCGCCCTGACCGAAACCCTGCTGGAATCGGAATTATTCGGCCATGAGCGCGGGGCTTTCACCGGCGCCGATAAACGCAAGCTGGGACGGTTCGAGCTGGCCGACGGCGGAACTATTTTCCTTGATGAGATCGGGGAAACCTCACCCTCCCTCCAGGCCAAACTTCTACGGATTCTGGAAGAACGGCAGTTTGTGCGGGTCGGCGGGGTTGATAATGTCGAGGTTGATGTCCGCGTTATCGCGGCCACCAACCGCAAGCTGAAAGAAGATATTGCCGCCGGGATATTCCGGGAAGACCTTTATTTCCGACTCAATGTTTTTCCTATCAGGATCCCCTCACTGACCGAGCGGCGCGAGGATATTCCACCCCTGGCCGAATATTTCCTGAAACAGAAAAAATACGCCCATCCCGATCTCTCCGGCGAAGTTGTTTCATCACTCCAATCTTATGATTGGCCCGGGAATATCCGGGAATTGAAAAACATAATGGAGCGGGCCATGATTCTGGCGGCCGGGGAGAGGATTGATCTGGAACATATCGGAATCGAAGATGAAACCGAAACAGCGCCGCTTGAGACGGCCGGATTTAAAACAGGAGGCGGGCTTGAAGCCGGGGAAAGGGAAATGATTCTTGAGGCTTTAAGGAAAAGCGGCGGGAACAAAACCGAGGCGGCCAGAATACTGAAAATCACTCGCCGAAGACTGTATTCGCGAATGAAATATCATGATATCAAGTGAGCATTTAAGTCCGGGGTGTACCGAGAGGTACTCCGGACACGAGGGGAAACCCCCGGCCAGGAGCGAAAGTCTTTGGCATACAGGGGAATACGATTGTGTCCGGATTGGCATGATTCTTGAGATATATTTTCTCCGGTATAAAATAAGGAGAAGACCATGAAACGCAAATTTTCGACAATGAGTTTTTTATTCATAGCTTTGCTTCTTGCGGGCAATGTTCTGGCTCAATCGAATGGCCAGATAGTCAGAAACAAATTTATGAATGAGTATGAAAAAACTCAGGAGGTTATTAACCGAGCTCGAGTGGTTCAGCAACAGACCCAAACCGAAAAGGGCAAAGCCCTTCTGGATCTGGCCATACTGGTACAAAACAGTGCTCACGAATTCGGCCAGCGGGCGATGTATGTCCGGGCACTGGAATATACTCTCAAAGCCCGCGAGCAAGCCCGGGCGGTTTTGGCTATAAGTCTTCAGGCCGAGGAGAATGAAAACCTGGTTTTACGCCAGTTGGAAAAGACCGATAATTTAATCGATCAGATACAAAACCGGATTACCCCGGATGTGCCCCGGATGTATCTCCGGTTGTTTGACTCCGCCCGTGACAATCAAAACCGGGCTTGGGAATTTTACCGTAATAATGAGCTTCGCCCGGCTCTTAAAATGTCGCGGCAGGCCGAGAAATCAATCCGCGGCCTCCTCGAGAAATTTAAAGCCGAGCAGGGGCCGTTGCATCGTCTCCGCAACCAGTGGCGCCAGCTGGAGCAGAAAATGGAACAGGCTCAAAATATGATTGCCGATTGCGACAGCGACGAGGCCGGGAAATTGATGGAAAAGGCCCGGGACCGGATGCGCGAGTGCGAGCGGATGCTAAACGATGGCCAGGCCGATCAGGCCGAGGGGAATATGAATACGGTCCAGCAGATGTTTCGTCAGGCCTATAACCTGTGTGCCGGCCAGGGCTCACTGGAGAAGAAAATGAACCAGCTTAAAGGTGAGGTCGATCGGTATCTTGAAAACGCCGTCCAGAACGGAAATGCCGAAGCCGGCGAATTAATGAATAAGGCCCGCCAGCATCTGCGGGAAGCCGAACGTCTTTGCAATGAAGGTAATGTCGAAGCCTGCGCCGCCAATATCAAGGCCGCCCAGATGAATGTCAATAAGGCCAAAGAATTACTGGAGTCGTGACGCTTGCCAGTCAAACATTTTTTCTGCTTCTTCTCTCTGACGATAATTATCCTGGTCGCCGGAGCCAGCCCGGCTAACGCCTCCGGCGATCTCGGGATCAGAACCGGCCTGGGTTATGATT
This region includes:
- a CDS encoding sigma-54-dependent Fis family transcriptional regulator → MANILVIDDEAKMTYLVEGALVEAGFTVTAVNSPVEAISLIERHSYDIIITDLSMPGITGMEIIEKARHKGDADVIVMTAYGTVASAVEAMKKGAADYIVKPFPMDELVLLCRRLSHNQKIRGLSNLLAGDLKSMSYDRFIGQSEAARQMLEMISKVAASDATVLLTGKSGTGKELAAHLVHENSPRRDKPFIAVNCAALTETLLESELFGHERGAFTGADKRKLGRFELADGGTIFLDEIGETSPSLQAKLLRILEERQFVRVGGVDNVEVDVRVIAATNRKLKEDIAAGIFREDLYFRLNVFPIRIPSLTERREDIPPLAEYFLKQKKYAHPDLSGEVVSSLQSYDWPGNIRELKNIMERAMILAAGERIDLEHIGIEDETETAPLETAGFKTGGGLEAGEREMILEALRKSGGNKTEAARILKITRRRLYSRMKYHDIK